The segment ggaataataaagtttttagtaacCTTGATATGGATCTTAGGGATACGATTAAATTGGCAGAAACAGAGTCCACACTATGGGCTGAAGCGCATATAGTGAAGGAACAGAGAGCAGGGCCACATGCAGAGGGTTCGGCATTACCGTTAATCCAAGGAAGATGGTGCTACACTGATGGTTCCTGGAAAGAGGATAGTGGTTTCTCCGGCCAGAGGTGGTTTAGTACTTTAGAAGGTTTTGAGGGGATTGATGGGGGCAAGGAATGTTCGGGCTAGTCTATCTCCTCTacatgcggagatggaagcaTTACATTGGGCAATGGAGTGTATGAGGAACTTACGACAATTTCAGGTtacatttgcaacggattgttctcaattggtgaagatggtttcggaaccagaagaatgaccagcttttgcaagttatttagaTGATGTTAAAGTCCTGAAAGAAAGTTTTACCCGATCAGAGATTGTCCATGTGCCAAGAACGTAAAATACAAAggcggatagcctagcacgTAGTGTCAGGAAGCAGCCATCTTTCGCCGTTCACATGGATAGACATGTCCCAGCAGGGGCGAATCCAGGATACATTTTTAATGGGtgcataaaaataataaaatatattatatgtgtaTATGTATGTAGAAAACTGTGACCGTGGGTGCATCGAACTTCTGACCTTGATAATTAGTGGGTGCATTCCTTACCAGCTGGGCTAATTTagttataatatttatgtttaacatgaaagttttaaaataattatgggTGCACTTGCACACACAAGCAACAACGTAGCTTCGCCCCTGTGTCCCAGTCTGGTTCACAGAGTCTGTATGAATCTGTTTAtactgatgacaaaaaaaaaaaaaaacttagctaTGTCTAAGTAGTTATCTTTGACAAGAtgttataaaagataaatatagtttacgtttgttttatataaaattgaataaaccaaaaactgatagtatataaaccgaaccaaaccaagagaaatatgattttaatatggttgtaaaccaaaatatcaaaaaaaccAAATCGAGATTATACCAAtatttaataaaccaaaaaccggCATTATATAAACATAACCAAAGTAAAATAGATATCAGTTTAATATGGTATTTAGtttttataaaccaaattatCATAAAACTGAACCGAGACCAAACTAAAATATGGACTGAATAATCCTATTATGTATGCCTCACTCTATGTAAAGCATGAGTCTCATCCAAGTTATTAAAAGTAATCAAAAAACTTTTAGACGGGCATTTCTCAGTTTTCTTAAGTAAACAAATTAGATTAAGTtgcttaaaaaaacaaattagatTAAGTTgcttaaaaaaacaataaacaataGGGTGCACGTGACCCTGTACCGCCCCAGGAATGTAGGTGACTTTTAGAAACCAAGAATCAGCAATTTACGAACGGATTTTCTAGTTAGAAATTCTCACACTAAAATCGTATTTTCTCTTATGTAAACATCTCGGTAACTAGATTggttgaatattataaatttgtaaattatATTCTTGTTACGTGAAAAAACAGTTTATAAAATGCTTGTATTATATATGATGACTCctaacaatatataattttgatctCTTTCAACTGCTAGTGAAACGGATATTTAAATCAGACGTTTCTGTTTTAAAAATCTAAACCGCTTTATCTAACCATTAATATCTAAACCTGccagttaccaaaaaaaaaaatctaaacctGCTCCAATAATTTGTTGGTTTTGAAGTCTTTCACTTGCCACCAAAGCTTCCAATATACTATTATTGCATCAGTCAATTATGGAGACAACAACAAGAAGTAATCAATTTTATAAacagttttattttattcataagaTTTTGCACTATGTTATCGTGAAAAGCACCGTTACTAATTTCTCCACCGGCCATTAGAATAAATGCGCTAATTGGAAACATTTATGTATTCACATCATCTTGGTCGTGTGCCGTGCCGTGTgcgttagagagagagaaaggccCGCCCCCACTTATGACCTGTAGCTTATGACTTGCCCCTTCGTATACACAATCTCATCTCTTCCCCTCCAAACTACAATTTTGTCCCTTTCTCATGAACGTTTTTGGTCTATTTCTGGTCCAAGTGGGATTTCCACTATTTTTTGAAGTAGAAATCGAACAATTTTTTTCTGCTTTTTCTTTCGCATCTCATTAGAAAgcaacatgatttttttttttaaaagcataaaaattaaaaattaaaaaaatagaagaattgGTACGTGCGGGAGTTTCAGTTTCCTCTAGGAggcattttgattttttgacacattaaaaataaaattaacgaAAAATTCCTTCTTATTATTCTGGTGAGCCACTATCAAAGATATTTGTAGCAAAAAGTAATGGAGGACACGTAGGGCCTAAGGAACAGACAGATGGTGTGTGGTTAAGAAactgagtctctctctctctctcctccatgTCCTAACACCATGTCTCAATACACATTCTCTTCAAtactcatttttttcttctaagttCTGAGCCATCCTTTATATATGTCATCTCTCTCTATCTTCATTCTTACATGCATTGAGAATTTACATGAAGAGGGAGAGAAAGAAACAGAAACTTGAGGTCAAGGAGGAGAGGAAAATGGAGGTGGCGGTGGTAGTGGAGCAAGTTGATGCGTTGGCTGCAGCAGCGATGGTAGCTGCGGCTGCGGCCGTTGAGGAGGAGGAACTGTGGGGAATGAGGCTCACGGAAGGAGACGTTGTGGTCGACGAGCTGATGACATGGAGCACCGTGTTGCCCTCATGTTGGAACGTGGAGTTTGTTGAGAAAAATTATGGAGTATTGTTCGAAGATGTTGTCTGGGAGGATGATCTTTGGAATCTGAACACTTCCACTTAGCTCCCTCCTCCTTTAGATAACATAAGACAAGATTGAAGTCGTGAGATTCAAGGTTTTTTCAATCGATTCGGTTGTTCGGTTTAAGTTTATATGAACCATATATTGTATTTGTTTTGGTATggtttttttgagtttttgatCATGTTTTTACTAAAAGAAAATATCCTTAATTCGAGGACTTTTTATCATAGAAAAtcaagtttgttttgggttttggtttTTTCTTGGTTTAGTATTAAGTTTTTTTGGTTGGGGGGGGGTTTTAAGAACAGGAacaaagttaaaaaaagaaCATACATTATGTGCCCTATTAAGGAGTAGTTTTGTAACTGATATCTCATGATTTTCAtgagttttagatttatattttagcTTATTATGATTATTTTAGGTTGCATTTAGGTCTTTATGTTGCATTTGCATACTCATTTGCATATCATAGGGGTTGGAATGCACATTTAGAAGTTTTGGGCAACATTGGAAAGTTATTGTTGCAAGTCAAATACTTTTGAGTCAAAAATGAAAGAAGGCGAGAATCCAGGGACCGAAGTTGCAAATGCAGAAATTCGGTGGGGTTAAATTGCACAATCAAAAGTTAAGGGGCTAAAGTAAGGATGTTTCTGCAATTTACAAAGTTGTGGGCTCTTTTGTAACAAATCCAAAGTTCGAGGACCTGCTGTGCAAAATGGAAGAAACCACCACTGGAGAAGATCGAGAGCTTCCTCTTCGCCGGACCTGAGTTTGATTCAGCTCACCGGAGGTCGCAGAGAGGAGATAAGCACGGAGACGGCTTGACCTTGAGATTCAGAAGCTGAAGAGATCCCGTAGTGGAAAGCTTGGCGGAGGAGAGACGACGATTGAAGCTTGATGGCTGCGACGGCGAGAAGCACTCCGGAGCTTCAGGACGTGCTGTCACGGCTCGAGCTGAGACCACGACGGTGATTCTGAGCACAGCCACGGAATGATGACGACGACGGCACGTCGAGATGTCGAGAAGAAGAAATGAGGAACTCCACGCGGGTTGAGCAACTCGGGAAGCTGTACCCGCTCGCACCGGAAGAGACGTCAACACCAGTCTCACGCGGGGAAGGACGACGCGGGGAGCTGTACCCGCTCGCATGAACTGAAGGCGTGGCGACGGCTTAACGCGGGGAAGCTTACGCGGGTGGAGCGACGATCCCTACCCCGCGCCGAGACTTATCTTTAAtcgaattttaatgtttttttagaCTTTTTAATGGGAACCATTAGGTTTACCAAAGACATATAAatactcttgtaatcctaaagTTAGGATCTATCTTATTTTCTATCTAATCACAAAGAACTTTGAGTTTAAAGATCTAATTTTGATCATTATCTTTTGTGATTGCTTAGATTATATTgatcactaatcatgattaACACCAAATCATCATTGATTCTTGGGTTTATCATGATAATTAGTGAGTACTCatctttggattcatgggttagggagattaagggtgattaagcTAGATCTAAGGTGTTTTAGTATAGATccatcttgttccttgctagtagagtgatTTTAATGCCATTTTAGAGTTGACCTCTCTAAAGTTGAGCTTTAGGCATTTCATACccggaaggtgtttgatgaaatgcctgaaccaactctcctaagcttttaacattctttaccaaagagatttgttgttaaaggtgttaagatgactagtagacttgagattaatgattacttagataacattcaaccaaaggaatttgatgcttgagttatctaggtaaatgagcattcatctagggatagagTTTGCTTAGGATTATGTCTAGGTCTAAGGTAGATATAGATTGGTTGAAAGTTGACACCTTTAGGTTGAATCTTGATCACCCAAGATCAATTCCCATAGCCCATGAGTTCTCCCATCTTATAAGGTAGAAATCTAGTTTAAAAACATCTCAAAAACTGgtagcacttagattaagcatggtcttgcattctctttgcatcataatcacttagaactggtttgacatcctttatactacaacatttgattaggagccttgaaactcctaacatcagtaACCTTGATTTTAGTGGTAGAATTTAGTGGTTTAAGAGACGGTTCATCTAGAGTCGTGGGGTGAACTCGTCTCACGTGGTGAAAAATACAACGCCGATTTAGATTAGATAGCGTATGATCTTTCTAAGTGTTCATGGGTGTTACTAAATCTCGATGTTGTATGTGGGGTCTAAATCTGCATTGAGGTTAAAAATCTTTGTAATCACAATTTGGTTAATGAAAGTTGTAGTtgagcccaaaaaaaaaacaaactcaaaAACGGCTCGccaaaaatgtaaataattagagtaaatatttaatataaattatatttaaaaataaatatattagttaaattatgtacgtattattgtatttgaagaCTAAATCTATCATGTTGTCTTGATAAgcagttttgatttatttatttttttatggtgACATCTTATCATTTTTGGTAATTTCTGGATTTGGATGAATCTAAAGAATCTAGTGAGGAAAGAAACTAACTTGTAATTATagattaagtaaatatatatgagtaatttttttctgaaatacacattattttaaaaataaaaacttttacattttcaatacatTGTTTATTGGTAAAATACAAACTTTAAAaaagaaattgtttttttcGAGATGCTATTGGTTAAAAACTTTGGGATATAGTTtattacaaattaatatatcaatattcattttttgagataaatagaaaatatctttttgtttcaaatatttttgttaaaaaaaagtttttgatgTGAAAAATGTATTTGGTCACGACTTACCCAAACCGTTACATAATAGTAAAAATAGCTTTTGGTGTGAAAATGTTTTACGCATGAATAAATAACattaacatcttttttttttcaacaaaggAAACTAAACTAAACAGGTTCCGGTCGCGAAAGCCATCTCGGTAGAACTGAATCAACATAAACCTTAGTAGAAGGCAGGTCTCTAGCACCTCGTGCTAGTTTGTCTGCCATTGTGTTTTGTGCCCTTGGAATATGTTGAATGAAGAAGTTGGAGAAGTAATCCTTACATCGTAGAAACTCTTCCATGTGAGTAGTGAATGCCGGCCATTCTGTTGGTgtagacaccatcttcaccaattgtgAGCAGTCAGTTGCAAACACCACCTCTGAGATATGTAGGGTCTTCATGCACTCCATCGCCCATATCAAAACTTCACATTCTGCAGGTAAAGGTGATAGACTCCTGCGAATAGACATTGCACCCATCATAGTATCAGTGGATCTTTCGTTTCTGTAAAACCATCCTTGTCCTGTGAAGGAATCTTGTTCTCTCCATGCACCATCAACACAACATCGATCTATCCCATGTAAAATAGGGGTTCCAACATGGGAAGACTCCCTTAATGTAGCTTCTTTAGTCTGGGATTCGGCCCATAACACCTCTTCAATTTCCGCAGTGCGGAGAATATAAGGAGGATCCCTAACtttgttattaaaaaatttatcattaCGATTCTTCCAGATATACCATAAGATCCATGGGAAATAACTCAAATCTGGTTCTTTTGGAAGGCGCCAAAATAAATAATCCATATTGGTAAAAAGAGATTGGGTGGGAAAAACCCCTAGAAGGGAAGGAATGTTAGATAACGCCCATGTTTGTAGTGCCAGAGGACATTCAAAAAGCACATGGTTAACGGATTCTTCCTCTGCGCCACATATATGACACTGTAAATCACACTTAATCCCCCGAGAGCGAAGGTTCTTTGTAACTGGCAAAGTGCCAGAAAGTATTTGCCAGACAAAATGTCTTAATTTAGGTGAACACTTGAGTTTCCACGAATGAGCTAACAATGGTTTAGTGTTAGGCCCCCATTCACAGGCTTGAAAACCTGATTCCGGGAATGATATCTCAGTTCGATACCCTGATTTAACAGTATACCTGCCATGATCCGTAAACTGCCAGCTATATGAATCTGCCTTAGGGTACCGACTAATAGCTAAACCCTGAATAATCCTCACATCATCCTTGTGGATATATGCATTGAGCAAATTCAAGTTCCAAGAAAGATCAAATGGATTGATTAAATCCTCCACCTTAAGAAGTGGATTCAGGTATTGATTTTGAAGTTTTGGGGTTGCTGACCTCGGGCGATGAGCAGGAATCCAgggatcattccatacagaaATGCTTGAACTTGTACCCACTCTTTTGATTAGCCCTTtattaaccagagatctagctgaAGTAATACTTCTCCATCCATAAGAGGGAGAATATGAGCGTATCGGATCCATTGGATCTGATGTCCTATAATATCTTCCTTTAAAAACCTTCGCAAAAAGGGATTTAGGTTTATCAATAAGCCTCCATAGTTGTTTTGCTAATAAAGCAGTATTAAAATTCTGAATATCTCTGAAACCAATACCCCCTCATTTTTGTCTTTGCACATCTTATCCCATGAAAACCAATGCAAACCTTTTTTATTTCCACTCCCGCCCCACCAAAAATGAGCGACCACACTCGTTAATTTCTTGGTAACCGTTTTGGGTAAACGAAAGCAAGACATCACGTGAGTTGGCATTGGAGATGCCACTGACTTGATTAAAACTTCCTTTCCCCCTTTTGTAACAAAACGTATCGTCCAATTATTTACCTTATTGTTAACCCTTTCGTGAAGATATCCAAAAATTTGTGTTTTTGATCCACCCAGACTCTCCGGAATCCCCAAATACGTCCCCATACCTCCTAATTTGGTAATACCCAGGACCTGTTGGATTTCCAGTCGCACTAGTTCTGGCACCTTATGTCCAAACTGGAGTGATGACTTCTCAAAATTAATTTTCTGCCCCGATGTTCTTTCATAGTCTTTCAGAATCTGTAATACGACCCCACATTCTTGCCTATTAGCTTTGCAGAAAAATAaactatcatcagcaaagagtaAATGAGAAACTGCAGGACTACCCCGCGCAATTTTTAAACCTGTTAACAACTTATCCTCTTCTCTCTTTCTAATTTTCGAAATTAGCGCCTcagtacacaaaataaataaataaggcgATAAAGGATCCCCTTGACGTAACCCTCTATTTGGAACAGTATGTCCTTTTGGCTGaccattaattaaaattttatattgtacCGAAGCAACACAAGACATAATTCTGGATACCCATTGTTGTGCAAAACCTAGCTTTAACAACATCGCCTCAATAAAGGACCATTCAACCCTATCATAGGCCTTACTCATATCCGTCTTTATAGCCACAAATTTGTCCTTACATGCCTTATTTGTTCTTAgaccatgaaacatttcctgagCAATCAAAATGTTATCTGAAATCAATCTCCCAGAAACAAAAGCAGACTGCGTTTCCGAGATAATGTTCGGTAATAGTCTTTTCAGACGTTGGCACATTACCtttgaaataattttgtaaCCCACATTACACAAACTAATAGGTCGGAGTTCCATCATTCTAGCTGGCCTTACTGTCTTTGGAATAAGACAGATATTAGTCACATTCAATCCCTCATCCAGAAAACCTGTCCTAAAGAATTCATTCACCATGTCAGTAATATCAGCTTTAATAATCGACCATGATTGCTGAAAAAATAAGGCTGTCATTCCATCTGGTCCTGGAGCCTTTTTCGGATGCATCAAAAACAAAGCTGATCGCACTTCCTCCTAAGTTGCCCAGGAAGTAAGAAAACTATTCTGATCATCAGATATCAATGTTGGTACCGCTTCCAAGAAATCTTCACTATCCGAAGGCGAAGATGTTGAAAAAAGATCATTAAAATAATCTATCGCCACCCCCTCCACTTCTGCCTCCGATGTAACCCAATTACCGTCACCATTATATAGCCCCACAATTTTCTTTTGTATCTGTCGCTGCTTTGTAAGAGCatgataaaattttgtattccGATCTCCTTTTGCATGCCACATCGTCCTACTTTTTTGTTCCCAAAACCATTCTTCATCCCTATATGCTTCTTTTAGTTTTCTGGAGACCTCTAGCACCTCCTCATAGGTTTTAGTGTTATCACACTGAATTTCCTCCAAAGCCTTCTGTAGGgtatttattttttccttttcatatgggggattatttttcctccagACTGAAATTTCATGTCTACAATTGGTAATCTTCTCAACAATCCCTGAACTATGTCTGTGATCCCTTGACTTCCATCCCCTCGATATAGTCTCCATGAAACCTTCCTCTCCAATCCACCTCTTATCAAAACGAAATTGTCTCCTTGTCTTAATTCGTTTTTCATCCAAATTTGTGACAATGGGTCTGTGATCCGATCCCACCATTCTCAAATATTCTACATATGCAGAAGGAAAAAGAGAATGCCATTCCGCATTTCCCAATGCACGATCCAATCTACACCGGAAAGTTTGCCCTTGTCTCTTACCACTCCAAGACAATGTATTTCCCAAAGCCGGGAACTCCAACAGACCACAATTTGCAATCATATTATTGAATTGTACAAATGTGGAAGCATGCCGTAACGCACCCCCTTCTCTCTCATGGTTACCCGTAATTTCATTTAAATCTCCAATTATAAACCATGGCTCCTTCCTAGTAATACCAATTCGTGTGAGACGTTCCCAGACATGATCCCTCCTATCTTGAACCGGGTCCCCatatacaaaagaaataaaaaaatattgttttcccTTTATAACTTGTTTCAATATCTATAATTCTATTGCTTGAAAAGATTATGGTCACTGGGAAATCATGGCTATGATAAAGAGCCAGTCCACCACTCCCACCAATCGGGTCCACAGTATGCAAAAATTTATATCCaaaatgaaattgaaaattctgAACAAAGGTGAACTGTTGTTTGGTTTCTGAAAGAAAGAGAAACGCCGGTTTATGTTTGTGCCAAATATCCCTCAAATAACTAATCGTATAATTACTTCCCATCCCACGACAATTCCAACTTAATATTTTCATGACCCGTTGAATTCAACTACGAGAGCTTTTCCTTATTGGCAGAATACATAACTCTCAAACTTGAGATAAAAACCTTTATACCACACTTCAAACTTAATGTTAACCAAATATATCTCAATAATTCTGATGCCACTTTAGAAATCATCCTTAACACCGTATTCTTTAGGTTACCAAACACATAAACAATAGAGCAAAAAAAACAATTCCGTTCAAAGAAAACTCCCAGTGACCCAATACACCAAATATCATTACAATCAACCTCACAGATTCCGTGGCTCGCTACAAATAATACATCCCACTCCAACCAAATCAGTAACAAGATCCTTTCACTCTTATAACCCATCTCAAAACCACCACCGGCCCCAGAGCTTATGGACCTACACCGCATATCCCTGACCACGAAGAAGCTCGCCCATAAAACACCAGACTTGAAGACCAGGACCTCTCCCTCCACTACCTGTGATAGTGGATCCATGGATCCATACCAGCCAGCACTAGACCAGAAATAACCCATAAAATCCAACCTTTTATGAAAGGCAAAACGCCAACTCCACAATAACCCATATACCAAGCTTCTATAAACACCAACTCCACTGCAAACCATAAATGCATTTTCCAATCCCAATTTAGAAACCTTCAACCCAGTCCACATACCATAATAACGGCAACCAGACCTATCAGCAACCAGCTCTAACCCCCAAACCGAGCTTCTACTGATCTCCATAAAGCTCCCACAGCTTGACCAATCCTCAAGCCAAAATCCAGCCCAATTGAGCCACCAACTCCACTGAAACAACATCCAAGTATGTAAAGATATAAACTTAGATGAGAAAGCTTGACTAGCAAACCCCAAAATCCTAGTGAGCAAATATGTAAGAATGAGACATAACTACCCGTGTAACTCACACTCAACAAAAACACCTTATTTAGGCAAAGCAACACATCCCTACGGTTAAAAAAACCAGCATTTTTATTCCATCTCCCTGATATACTCAGAGACAACTCGAATCGAAAAACCATAAACATAAAGACCATAGACTTTTTAAATAAAGCCCTAAACTTATGCATAAATTATAAAGAAAACAACCACGACGGAAACTCTAGTCCTGATCCGGTTTAGGCTTAGCAGAAGCCTTCTTCTGTGGAGCTGTGCCCTTCTCCCCCACCTTACTGAGGTGCTTTGCCATCACCTTCTTCCTTGGAGATGCAAAGCACTGGACCGCCCTCTTCTTCGCATTCCCGCCCATCCCTTCAGCATTACTCTTCCCATTCTTGTTCTTCTGACCCTGACGTCCTTTCTCCCCTGCAAGGAAATTCACATTTTCCTCCATTTGAACATCTTCCCCAAAAGCATTAACATCCTCCACTGTCATCTCCGTATCTGTAGCCTTCATCTCGTCCCCCACTTTTCCTTCCAACTCTTCCTCCTCTCCATCCTCGAACATCTCATACTCCAAACTCCCATCTTCACCGCCCAGACCAGCTACCATCTCCGAAGAACCCCCCTCCACTTCAAGACCAGCCTCGTCCTCCTTCCTCTCCTCCTTTTCCTCACCACCACTAAAGTCTCCGACCTTCTCCATTTTCTTTGTATCAACAACAGCAGGGCCCACTCCAATAGGATCTCTTGTTTGAAGCTCTGAGACCGCCATCACTTCCTTCTGCCCACTAGCACCATCTGTTTGTATCTCTCCAACCATATTCTGATGTACCTCCCCTGAAGCCTTCTCCTCAAACTGAAGAGCCCTACGTGCCTTAGACCCTGGCGTTTCTTTATTTCCACCACTTGTGAAAGCATCAAGCATTAACTTTTGATTTTCCTCCAGATGGGCCCCAACGTCCAGATTACCCAAACCCTTAACTCCATGCGTAGCCATAACATAGCTATCCTGAAGCTCTCTAGGAGGAAGGTAATCCGCCTGTCTGACAAATCGTGATGGTGCTCTCCCTTGCTCTCTGTACCTTCTTCCTGGACCTCCTTTCGCCAAAGTAGCGTGTTTCCCTCCATCATAAGCTATCCCTTTTCCTTTGTAATCATGTTTTCCCCCTGACTGATGATTTTGTCGCCTTGCATCACCCTCAGGAACATTTCCTTTAGGATGAGACTCCACTGCCCCCCTGTAGCTCAGAGCCTTATCTCCCTGATCTGGCTTATCCGATGGGccctcatcatcttcctcaGATACAGTTTTTGTAGTGGGACACTTTGATTGATCATGCCTCAAGCTCGAGCATATCCGACAGAAGCCATGGAGC is part of the Brassica rapa cultivar Chiifu-401-42 chromosome A09, CAAS_Brap_v3.01, whole genome shotgun sequence genome and harbors:
- the LOC108869677 gene encoding uncharacterized protein LOC108869677 is translated as MTVEFHSGEEAVIALRYERLHGFCRICSSLRHDQSKCPTTKTVSEEDDEGPSDKPDQGDKALSYRGAVESHPKGNVPEGDARRQNHQSGGKHDYKGKGIAYDGGKHATLAKGGPGRRYREQGRAPSRFVRQADYLPPRELQDSYVMATHGVKGLGNLDVGAHLEENQKLMLDAFTSGGNKETPGSKARRALQFEEKASGEVHQNMVGEIQTDGASGQKEVMAVSELQTRDPIGVGPAVVDTKKMEKVGDFSGGEEKEERKEDEAGLEVEGGSSEMVAGLGGEDGSLEYEMFEDGEEEELEGKVGDEMKATDTEMTVEDVNAFGEDVQMEENVNFLAGEKGRQGQKNKNGKSNAEGMGGNAKKRAVQCFASPRKKVMAKHLSKVGEKGTAPQKKASAKPKPDQD
- the LOC103840568 gene encoding uncharacterized protein LOC103840568 → MKRERKKQKLEVKEERKMEVAVVVEQVDALAAAAMVAAAAAVEEEELWGMRLTEGDVVVDELMTWSTVLPSCWNVEFVEKNYGVLFEDVVWEDDLWNLNTST